The Panicum virgatum strain AP13 chromosome 3N, P.virgatum_v5, whole genome shotgun sequence genome includes the window TTGCTCTCTCAGTTATAACTCAATTGAATTGTGACATGCAACAGCGAGAACACAATTAGCTCATGGAGTAAACTCATACAAGACAATGTGATACTTTCCGGAGCTTGGATTAATTTTTTTAAGCAGGTCTTTTTAGCCTGCTACATCAATTACAACTGCAACTATAAAGGTTCAATATGAAACTACAACACATAGCTGATCTGTAATCTGCTACTACAATAAACACAACATAGCAAGTTTTCAAATGGGATAAACATAATTGGTGCTCTACTTCTACATTATGGCAACATGATTCCTCTTTAATAAAAGATCTTCCTTCTGGAGGGCAAGTCATCAGACCATAATGAACATCCATCAACTGAATTCCGTGGGATGGTTCTAGCTCTGACAATTGTTGTGCTGCTACTTTGTTTTTGGAATCAGAGTCGTCAATATGCAACTTTAAAGCCTGAAATTACAATTTTCACTCTATCAGTGAGGCAATGGGGTAAATAAATGCCAACTAGACTATTAATAAGCCGCCTGGCCAATTTTTCCAGACTCCAACTGAGTTGGGCTTGATTTGTCCAGGGCAATTCATCATACTAAAATAAATAGGTAAACAATATTTTATTGCTGCACATACATGACATCAATATTGTTTTGTACGGGGTAATGGATACACCTTAATATTAACCATGAAAACCAAAATCTAAAGTGCCACTGTATATGATACACACTCAAATGGCAGTACTTTAAGCAGACAAAAAGCATTCACatcagagaaaagaaaaaccttTAATCGAGATGATTTGGCATTGAGCACAGCACCAGCAAGATCAGAATCTGTAGTCAGGAGCACCTTGTCACCTTCATCATCCTCATACCGCATAGAACAACAGCATCAAATTTTAGCTGCTGCAATTATAGTATACACAGTATTCTAAAAAAGCTCACACATTAAATTCAGCAGTGCTTGAGAACAATAGAATACACAATTGAAGTACATAATTCTTCATGAAGATGCAGTAGTGAATCTAAAATTTGTATATCAGACACAGAGCACCTGGTTCTTCTCTATAAATGCCTACACAAAGTTGAAAGCATAGGGATGCCAAATGAGTCAAGCTTACCAAAAGTTGAACTGTGCTCTTATCACCACCAATGCCTAATCTTTGCATTATAGAAGATATCAACTCATCTAAACTCTTAGACCCTGGAAATTGAACAAATAAGTTTTTAGCTGAAGCAAATGAACCACACTTACATCTCAAATAACTTCAGAGTCAGCACCTACCACAAGTAAATCTATGCAAACGTCCATTCTGGTCCCGAAGTTTAAAGACAAATGAATTACCAACAGCAGGAGGATACATACTGCTCGTGCCATCCCCAGCCTCTGATGGCGTTACTAAAGATAAATCACTGCACAAAGCAATAGTTAAGGTAGGCATTGTATTTGAGAGGGAATACAAAAAGGAAATATTAACAAGACCTGTGACTATCAAAATCATCGTCTGGAGGCTCTAGAGCAAGAGCGGAGTTCCAGAATTTCTGCATCATTGTGTTCGCCACATCATTTGCTGTCCCAAGACCTCCTTCAAACTTCAGACAGAAAAACATGCCATGAACCAAGATTACTAGGAAAGTCGACACAAAAAAGGGAGGGAAAGCATGGGCCATAGAGAGAGACCATTGAAATGGCTGCATGAGTAAGATGCAGAACATCCAAGCAAGCAGCGACCCGGCCATCTGTTCACAGTGGGAAAAAATCGGATGCTCAATATGAATACCAAAGGAGGAAACTTTAGGTCGAGAAGCATAAATGTTTACCTCCATCGAGAACAGGAATATGCAAGAATTTGCCATCATTTCCAGCCATTGCTCTCGGACAGGCCATCTTCCTCCTCGCAGCTGACGGTGGCCGCCGATGAGACGGCGATGCCTGATGTTGAGAAGTGGAGGGGGCCCTAGGGAGATCCAGACTGTACCTCTGATTCCGCATCctcccggccggaatcgccggTCCAGAGCTGCGCCGTGCTCATCCACTTGCTCTTGTCCCCGACAGCGCCATCCTCCTCCGTTGCCTTGCGATCGTTCTTCGTCTTCGTCCCCGCCTCCGCCTTCATGACATCGATCACTGCGCACACGCCGCAGCATCGCCGCATAAAAAAACCGCCCCCAAAAAGGAAAGGCACAAGAACAAAAGAACGAAAAAGAGAGTAAATTTCCTCACCTTCGGCGAGGAGGCGCGCGCAGAGCGGGAGCTCCCGCCTGAACATCTCGATCTTGCCCCGCTCCTCCTCGAGGCGGCGGATGCAGGCGTCCACGTCCGACGCCGGCACGTCCCTGGCCTGCTGGACGGCCTTGGAGGCGAAGTACCTCAGATCCAGGCTCAAATCGGAACCCATTCTGATCTCCAAGATGTCAAGCCCCATCGGAATGGATGGATTGAATTGAATTGAATCTACGCTGTCCTGTGTATTGGAAGGGGGAGCTGTGAGGCGGATGGGAACGGAGGAGGGTGAGTCGAGGATGCGGCACAGCAGCGACAGGCTACCACCGGGACGGCAGGAGGGGGGCAAGGGCACCCGACACTGGAGCTCGCCGGGTCGGCACGGGACGAAAAAATGACGCGTCGATAGAAGGGTGGGGCCGGGGCCGCAGCGCCTCACCGGGGAGGGCGCTGGGGTGGGCGGCGCAGAGCCTCACATggacagcaagaggagaagaggACACCCGCCGGGGAGGGAATGGCGCGGGCCGGCGGGAGCAGGAGCTGCAACTCGCCGGGCGGCACGGACGCCGGCGATGCAGGGAATCGCGCAGGCCAGTGGCGCTGGGCGGGGCGGGCGTAGGGAAACAGGGGGCCGGCAGCGCAGGGAATCGCGGGCCAGCAGGGCAGCGGCGCTGGGCGGGGCGGACGCAGGGAAACaggggggccggcggcgcagggaatCACGGGGCCGGCAGGGAAAAACCGCTCGGATGTGGTGGCCAGAAAACCGGGCGGGGCCGCGGGAGGTGGGAACGGCGCAAGGGGGGAAAACGGATGTGAAGATGCGTGCGGGTCGGATCCGGGGGGTCGGATCGGGGGTTGGCTCGGGTATGGAATTCCTTATTCCATACCCAGGGTTCCTAATAgagctactatatatatatatatatatatatatatatatatatatatatatatatatatatatatatatatatatatatatatatatatatatacatattgtTGGACTGGAAACACTAAGCATTTGGTGTGATTTTCATAAGCATCAATATTCATACATTTATACATATTTAAGGCCATATTCAAGTGGGGACGTTTTCGTCCCCTCATGTTTCTTATGATTTTTCTTATATATAAACAATACAAACAAGGCCAAATTACATAAAATCATTTTTTACCTACACATCCATACATGCCAACCTATAAATCTACATCAACATCGGAGACTGGATTGGCATACGATTGACAATATCATCACCACATATTATGTTTGGACGACTGTCACATGACTAATCACCACCTCGCCAAAATCCATTAACGCCAATGGTTGGCCCGCACCTNNNNNNNNNNNNNNNNNNNNNNNNNNNNNNNNNNNNNNNNNNNNNNNNNNNNNNNNNNNNNNNNNNNNNNNNNNNNNNNNNNNNNNNNNNNNNNNNNNNNNNNNNNNNNNNNNNNNNNNNNNNNNNNNNNNNNNNNNNNNNNNNNNNNNNNNNNNNNNNNNNNNNNNNNNNNNNNNNNNNNNNNNNNNNNNNNNNNNNNNNNNNNNNNNNNNNNNNNNNNNNNNNNNNNNNNNNNNNNNNNNNNNNNNNNNNNNNNNNNNNNNNNNNNNNNNNNNNNNNNNNNNNNNNNNNNNNNNNNNNNNNNNNNNNNNNNNNNNNNNNNNNNNNNNNNNNNNNNNNNNNNNNNNNNNNNNNNNNNNNNNNNNNNNNNNNNNNNNNNNNNNNNNNNNNNNNNNNNNNNNNNNNNNNNNNNNNNNNNNNNNNNNNNNNNNNNNNNNNNNNNNNNNNNNNNNNNNNNNNNNNNNNNNNNNNNNNNNNNNNNNNNNNNNNNNNNNNNNNNNNNNNNNNNNNNNNNNNNNNNNNNNNNNNNNNNNNNNNNNNNNNNNNNNNNNNNNNNNNNNNNNNNNNNNNNNNNNNNNNNNNNNNNNNNNNNNNNNNNNNNNNNNNNNNNNNNNNNNNNNNNNNNNNNNNNNNNNNNNNNNNNNNNNNNNNNNNNNNNNNNNNNNNNNNNNNNNNNNNNNNNNNNNNNNNNNNNNNNNNNNNNNNNNNNNNNNNNNNNNNNNNNNNNNNNNNNNNNNNNNNNNNNNNNNNNNNNNNNNNNNNNNNNNNNNNNNNNNNNNNNNNNNNNNNNNNNNNNNNNNNNNNNNNNNNNNNNNNNNNNNNNNNNNNNNNNNNNNNNNNNNNNNNNNNNNNNNNNNNNNNNNNNNNNNNNNNNNNNNNNNNNNNNNNNNNNNNNNNNNNNNNNNNNNNNNNNNNNNNNNNNNNNNNNNNNNNNNNNNNNNNNNNNNNNNNNNNNNNNNNNNNNNNNNNNNNNNNNNNNNNNNNNNNNNNNNNNNNNNNNNNNNNNNNNNNNNNNNNNNNNNNNNNNNNNNNNNNNNNNNNNNNNNNNNNNNNNNNNNNNNNNNNNNNNNNNNNNNNNNNNNNNNNNNNNNNNNNNNNNNNNNNNNNNNNNNNNNNNNNNNNNNNNNNNNNNNNNNNNNNNNNNNNNNNNNNNNNNNNNNNNNNNNNNNNNNNNNNNNNNNNNNNNNNNNNNNNNNNNNNNNNNNNNNNNNNNNNNNNNNNNNNNNNNNNNNNNNNNNNNNNNNNNNNNNNNNNNNNNNNNNNNNNNNNNNNNNNNNNNNNNNNNNNNNNNNNNNNNNNNNNNNNNNNNNNNNNNNNNNNNNNNNNNNNNNNNNNNNNNNNNNNNNNNNNNNNNNNNNNNNNNNNNNNNNNNNNNNNNNNNNNNNNNNNNNNNNNNNNNNNNNNNNNNNNNNNNNNNNNNNNNNNNNNNNNNNNNNNNNNNNNNNNNNNNNNNNNNNNNNNNNNNNNNNNNNNNNNNNNNNNNNNNNNNNNNNNNNNNNNNNNNNNNNNNNNNNNNNNNNNNNNNNNNNNNNNNNNNNNNNNNNNNNNNNNNNNNNNNNNNNNNNNNNNNNNNNNNNNNNNNNNNNNNNNNNNNNNNNNNNNNNNNNNNNNNNNNNNNNNNNNNNNNNNNNNNNNNNNNNNNNNNNNNNNNNNNNNNNNNNNNNNNNNNNNNNNNNNNNNNNNNNNNNNNNNNNNNNNNNNNNNNNNNNNNNNNNNNNNNNNNNNNNNNNNNNNNNNNNNNNNNNNNNNNNNNNNNNNNNNNNNNNNNNNNNNNNNNNNNNNNNNNNNNNNNNNNNNNNNNNNNNNNNNNNNNNNNNNNNNNNNNNNNNNNNNNNNNNNNNNNNNNNNNNNNNNNNNNNNNNNNNNNNNNNNNNNNNNNNNNNNNNNNNNNNNNNNNNNNNNNNNNNNNNNNNNNNNNNNNNNNNNNNNNNNNNNNNNNNNNNNNNNNNNNNNNNNNNNNNNNNNNNNNNNNNNNNNNNNNNNNNNNNNNNNNNNNNNNNNNNNNNNNNNNNNNNNNNNNNNNNNNNNNNNNNNNNNNNNNNNNNNNNNNNNNNNNNNNNNNNNNNNNNNNNNNNNNNNNNNNNNNNNNNNNNNNNNNNNNNNNNNNNNNNNNNNNNNNNNNNNNNNNNNNNNNNNNNNNNNNNNNNNNNNNNNNNNNNNNNNNNNNNNNNNNNNNNNNNNNNNNNNNNNNNNNNNNNNNNNNNNNNNNNNNNNNNNNNNNNNNNNNNNNNNNNNNNNNNNNNNNNNNNNNNNNNNNNNNNNNNNNNNNNNNNNNNNNNNNNNNNNNNNNNNNNNNNNNNNNNNNNNNNNNNNNNNNNNNNNNNNNNNNNNNNNNNNNNNNNNNNNNNNNNNNNNNNNNNNNNNNNNNNNNNNNNNNNNNNNNNNNNNNNNNNNNNNNNNNNNNNNNNNNNNNNNNNNNNNNNNNNNNNNNNNNNNNNNNNNNNNNNNNNNNNNNNNNNNNNNNNNNNNNNNNNNNNNNNNNNNNNNNNNNNNNNNNNNNNNNNNNNNNNNNNNNNNNNNNNNNNNNNNNNNNNNNNNNNNNNNNNNNNNNNNNNNNNNNNNNNNNNNNNNNNNNNNNNNNNNNNNNNNNNNNNNNNNNNNNNNNNNNNNNNNNNNNNNNNNNNNNNNNNNNNNNNNNNNNNNNNNNNNNNNNNNNNNNNNNNNNNNNNNNNNNNNNNNNNNNNNNNNNNNNNNNNNNNNNNNNNNNNNNNNNNNNNNNNNNNNNNNNNNNNNNNNNNNNNNNNNNNNNNNNNNNNNNNNNNNNNNNNNNNNNNNNNNNNNNNNNNNNNNNNNNNNNNNNNNNNNNNNNNNNNNNNNNNNNNNNNNNNNNNNNNNNNNNNNNNNNNNNNNNNNNNNNNNNNNNNNNNNNNNNNNNNNNNNNNNNNNNNNNNNNNNNNNNNNNNNNNNNNNNNNNNNNNNNNNNNNNNNNNNNNNNNNNNNNNNNNNNNNNNNNNNNNNNNNNNNNNNNNNNNNNNNNNNNNNNNNNNNNNNNNNNNNNNNNNNNNNNNNNNNNNNNNNNNNNNNNNNNNNNNNNNNNNNNNNNNNNNNNNNNNNNNNNNNNNNNNNNNNNNNNNNNNNNNNNNNNNNNNNNNNNNNNNNNNNNNNNNNNNNNNNNNNNNNNNNNNNNNNNNNNNNNNNNNNNNNNNNNNNNNNNNNNNNNNNNNNNNNNNNNNNNNNNNNNNNNNNNNNNNNNNNNNNNNNNNNNNNNNNNNNNNNNNNNNNNNNNNNNNNNNNNNNNNNNNNNNNNNNNNNNNNNNNNNNNNNNNNNNNNNNNNNNNNNNNNNNNNNNNNNNNNNNNNNNNNNNNNNNNNNNNNNNNNNNNNNNNNNNNNNNNNNNNNNNNNNNNNNNNNNNNNNNNNNNNNNNNNNNNNNNNNNNNNNNNNNNNNNNNNNNNNNNNNNNNNNNNNNNNNNNNNNNNNNNNNNNNNNNNNNNNNNNNNNNNNNNNNNNNNNNNNNNNNNNNNNNNNNNNNNNNNNNNNNNNNNNNNNNNNNNNNNNNNNNNNNNNNNNNNNNNNNNNNNNNNNNNNNNNNNNNNNNNNNNNNNNNNNNNNNNNNNNNNNNNNNNNNNNNNNNNNNNNNNNNNNNNNNNNNNNNNNNNNNNNNNNNNNNNNNNNNNNNNNNNNNNNNNNNNNNNNNNNNNNNNNNNNNNNNNNNNNNNNNNNNNNNNNNNNNNNNNNNNNNNNNNNNNNNNNNNNNNNNNNNNNNNNNNNNNNNNNNNNNNNNNNNNNNNNNNNNNNNNNNNNNNNNNNNNNNNNNNNNNNNNNNNNNNNNNNNNNNNNNNNNNNNNNNNNNNNNNNNNNNNNNNNNNNNNNNNNNNNNNNNNNNNNNNNNNNNNNNNNNNNNNNNNNNNNNNNNNNNNNNNNNNNNNNNNNNNNNNNNNNNNNNNNNNNNNNNNNNNNNNNNNNNNNNNNNNNNNNNNNNNNNNNNNNNNNNNNNNNNNNNNNNNNNNNNNNNNNNNNNNNNNNNNNNNNNNNNNNNNNNNNNNNNNNNNNNNNNNNNNNNNNNNNNNNNNNNNNNNNNNNNNNNNNNNNNNNNNNNNNNNNNNNNNNNNNNNNNNNNNNNNNNNNNNNNNNNNNNNNNNNNNNNNNNNNNNNNNNNNNNNNNNNNNNNNNNNNNNNNNNNNNNNNNNNNNNNNNNNNNNNNNNNNNNNNNNNNNNNNNNNNNNNNNNNNNNNNNNNNNNNNNNNNNNNNNNNNNNNNNNNNNNNNNNNNNNNNNNNNNNNNNNNNNNNNNNNNNNNNNNNNNNNNNNNNNNNNNNNNNNNNNNNNNNNNNNNNNNNNNNNNNNNNNNNNNNNNNNNNNNNNNNNNNNNNNNNNNNNNNNNNNNNNNNNNNNNNNNNNNNNNNNNNNNNNNNNNNNNNNNNNNNNNNNNNNNNNNNNNNNNNNNNNNNNNNNNNNNNNNNNNNNNNNNNNNNNNNNNNNNNNNNNNNNNNNNNNNNNNNNNNNNNNNNNNNNNNNNNNNNNNNNNNNNNNNNNNNNNNNNNNNNNNNNNNNNNNNNNNNNNNNNNNNNNNNNNNNNNNNNNNNNNNNNNNNNNNNNNNNNNNNNNNNNNNNNNNNNNNNNNNNNNNNNNNNNNNNNNNNNNNNNNNNNNNNNNNNNNNNNNNNNNNNNNNNNNNNNNNNNNNNNNNNNNNNNNNNNNNNNNNNNNNNNNNNNNNNNNNNNNNNNNNNNNNNNNNNNNNNNNNNNNNNNNNNNNNNNNNNNNNNNNNNNNNNNNNNNNNNNNNNNNNNNNNNNNNNNNNNNNNNNNNNNNNNNNNNNNNNNNNNNNNNNNNNNNNNNNNNNNNNNNNNNNNNNNNNNNNNNNNNNNNNNNNNNNNNNNNNNNNNNNNNNNNNNNNNNNNNNNNNNNNNNNNNNNNNNNNNNNNNNNNNNNNNNNNNNNNNNNNNNNNNNNNNNNNNNNNNNNNNNNNNNNNNNNNNNNNNNNNNNNNNNNNNNNNNNNNNNNNNNNNNNNNNNNNNNNNNNNNNNNNNNNNNNNNNNNNNNNNNNNNNNNNNNNNNNNNNNNNNNNNNNNNNNNNNNNNNNNNNNNNNNNNNNNNNNNNNNNNNNNNNNNNNNNNNNNNNNNNNNNNNNNNNNNNNNNNNNNNNNNNNNNNNNNNNNNNNNNNNNNNNNNNNNNNNNNNNNNNNNNNNNNNNNNNNNNNNNNNNNNNNNNNNNNNNNNNNNNNNNNNNNNNNNNNNNNNNNNNNNNNNNNNNNNNNNNNNNNNNNNNNNNNNNNNNNNNNNNNNNNNNNNNNNNNNNNNNNNNNNNNNNNNNNNNNNNNNNNNNNNNNNNNNNNNNNNNNNNNNNNNNNNNNNNNNNNNNNNNNNNNNNNNNNNNNNNNNNNNNNNNNNNNNNNNNNNNNNNNNNNNNNNNNNNNNNNNNNNNNNNNNNNNNNNNNNNNNNNNNNNNNNNNNNNNNNNNNNNNNNNNNNNNNNNNNNNNNNNNNNNNNNNNNNNNNNNNNNNNNNNNNNNNNNNNNNNNNNNNNNNNNNNNNNNNNNNNNNNNNNNNNNNNNNNNNNNNNNNNNNNNNNNNNNNNNNNNNNNNNNNNNNNNNNNNNNNNNNNNNNNNNNNNNNNNNNNNNNNNNNNNNNNNNNNNNNNNNNNNNNNNNNNNNNNNNNNNNNNNNNNNNNNNNNNNNNNNNNNNNNNNNNNNNNNNNNNNNNNNNNNNNNNNNNNNNNNNNNNNNNNNNNNNNNNNNNNNNNNNNNNNNNNNNNNNNNNNNNNNNNNNNNNNNNNNNNNNNNNNNNNNNNNNNNNNNNNNNNNNNNNNNNNNNNNNNNNNNNNNNNNNNNNNNNNNNNNNNNNNNNNNNNNNNNNNNNNNNNNNNNNNNNNNNNNNNNNNNNNNNNNNNNNNNNNNNNNNNNNNNNNNNNNNNNNNNNNNNNNNNNNNNNNNNNNNNNNNNNNNNNNNNNNNNNNNNNNNNNNNNNNNNNNNNNNNNNNNNNNNNNNNNNNNNNNNNNNNNNNNNNNNNNNNNNNNNNNNNNNNNNNNNNNNNNNNNNNNNNNNNNNNNNNNNNNNNNNNNNNNNNNNNNNNNNNNNNNNNNNNNNNNNNNNNNNNNNNNNNNNNNNNNNNNNNNNNNNNNNNNNNNNNNNNNNNNNNNNNNNNNNNNNNNNNNNNNNNNNNNNNNNNNNNNNNNNNNNNNNNNNNNNNNNNNNNNNNNNNNNNNNNNNNNNNNNNNNNNNNNNNNNNNNNNNNNNNNNNNNNNNNNNNNNNNNNNNNNNNNNNNNNNNNNNNNNNNNNNNNNNNNNNNNNNNNNNNNNNNNNNNNNNNNNNNNNNNNNNNNNNNNNNNNNNNNNNNNNNNNNNNNNNNNNNNNNNNNNNNNNNNNNNNNNNNNNNNNNNNNNNNNNNNNNNNNNNNNNNNNNNNNNNNNNNNNNNNNNNNNNNNNNNNNNNNNNNNNNNNNNNNNNNNNNNNNNNNNNNNNNNNNNNNNNNNNNNNNNNNNNNNNNNNNNNNNNNNNNNNNNNNNNNNNNNNNNNNNNNNNNNNNNNNNNNNNNNNNNNNNNNNNNNNNNNNNNNNNNNNNNNNNNNNNNNNNNNNNNNNNNNNNNNNNNNNNNNNNNNNNNNNNNNNNNNNNNNNNNNNNNNNNNNNNNNNNNNNNNNNNNNNNNNNNNNNNNNNNNNNNNNNNNNNNNNNNNNNNNNNNNNNNNNNNNNNNNNNNNNNNNNNNNNNNNNNNNNNNNNNNNNNNNNNNNNNNNNNNNNNNNNNNNNNNNNNNNNNNNNNNNNNNNNNNNNNNNNNNNNNNNNNNNNNNNNNNNNNNNNNNNNNNNNNNNNNNNNNNNNNNNNNNNNNNNNNNNNNNNNNNNNNNNNNNNNNNNNNNNNNNNNNNNNNNNNNNNNNNNNNNNNNNNNNNNNNNNNNNNNNNNNNNNNNNNNNNNNNNNNNNNNNNNNNNNNNNNNNNNNNNNNNNNNNNNNNNNNNNNNNNNNNNNNNNNNNNNNNNNNNNNNNNNNNNNNNNNNNNNNNNNNNNNNNNNNNNNNNNNNNNNNNNNNNNNNNNNNNNNNNNNNNNNNNNNNNNNNNNNNNNNNNNNNNNNNNNNNNNNNNNNNNNNNNNNNNNNNNNNNNNNNNNNNNNNNNNNNNNNNNNNNNNNNNNNNNNNNNNNNNNNNNNNNNNNNNNNNNNNNNNNNNNNNNNNNNNNNNNNNNNNNNNNNNNNNNNNNNNNNNNNNNNNNNNNNNNNNNNNNNNNNNNNNNNNNNNNNNNNNNNNNNNNNNNNNNNNNNNNNNNNNNNNNNNNNNNNNNNNNNNNNNNNNNNNNNNNNNNNNNNNNNNNNNNNNNNNNNNNNNNNNNNNNNNNNNNNNNNNNNNNNNNNNNNNNNNNNNNNNNNNNNNNNNNNNNNNNNNNNNNNNNNNNNNNNNNNNNNNNNNNNNNNNNNNNNNNNNNNNNNNNNNNNNNNNNNNNNNNNNNNNNNNNNNNNNNNNNNNNNNNNNNNNNNNNNNNNNNNNNNNNNNNNNNNNNNNNNNNNNNNNNNNNNNNNNNNNNNNNNNNNNNNNNNNNNNNNNNN containing:
- the LOC120663844 gene encoding transcription factor HHO5-like; this encodes MGLDILEIRMGSDLSLDLRYFASKAVQQARDVPASDVDACIRRLEEERGKIEMFRRELPLCARLLAEVIDVMKAEAGTKTKNDRKATEEDGAVGDKSKWMSTAQLWTGDSGREDAESEVQSGSP